A segment of the Flavobacteriales bacterium genome:
ACGCGGATGGAACCGTGGCGGAGCTTGCGCAGGATTTCTGGGGCCGGAGCGGCGGTCTTTGCAGGCAAGGGGCGGAAGGGCTGGGGAAAGGGGCGACGAATTTAGCCCCCGGTCCAGCGGTGCGTGGGAGTGGGCCTATATTTGGAACCGCAGAAACGCAATTTTCCGGGTTCAGGCAATAACCACAAGTAGGCAACGTTTCTCCCCCGTTAGGCGTCTATCCTGCGTTCATCCCAAGCCCTGTCCGGGCCACATCAACCAAACCGCCACAGCCGATAGCCAGACCTCTACCCTGACGTTCTCGATCCATCACGGACCAAAACGGGTAAGGCCATGCTATCCAAGCGCACGTTCGCCAAGGCGGCGGTTTCCATCGACGACCAAGAGCTCGTCCGACGTTACCTCAACGGCCAGGAATCGGCCTTCGAGACACTCCTGCACCGCCACAAGCGGAAGGTCTGGAGCCACATCTATCTTCTCGTTCGCGACCGCGAGCTCACCGAGGATCTGTTCCAGGAGGTCTTCATCAAGGTGGTGAATACCCTGAAGGGCGGCCGGTACCAGGAAGAGGGCAAGTTCCTTCCGTGGGTGCTGAGGATCGCGCACAACCTGGTCATCGATCAATTCCGTAGGAACAAGAAGATGCCGCTGGTGCGCAGCAAGGACGACCACGATGTGTTCGCCGCCATGCAGCAGCCGGGCATGAATGCCGAGCAGAGCCTGGTGAACGGGCAGATTGATGCCGATGTGCGCAAGCTGATTGAGCACCTGCCCGATGAGCAGCGCCAGGTGGTGATCATGCGCACCTACCTGAACATGAGCTTCAAGGAGATCGCAGACCACACCGGAGTGAGCATCAACACCGCTTTGGGCCGCATGCGCTATGCCCTGATCAACATGCGCAAGATGATCCGGCAGCACGAAATCGCATTGGAACGGGCCTAGGACCGCCCGGCGGGCCTGGAGAGACCGGATTCCATATAAGCGGCGGGCTCCGAAGGGTGCCCGCCGCTCTTTTTCACGGGCCCGTGCAATACGGCGGGGCAAGCTTCCGTTCAGACAGCATCGAAACCACCTAATCCGAGCCGATGGCCAACACTACCCTTCGCCGTAAGTACCCTCGCAACCGACCGATGCCCCCCGCAGCCCTAGGCCCCAAGGAATCCACGATCCAGTTGATCTTGGGCTATTCCAAGGCTGTTCAGGCCGTAGAGGCACCGCCGCTCGGTGAAGTGCATCTGGTTCTGAACTGAACCGGAACGCCAGGATTGAAGAGGCCCCATTCGGGGCTTCTTCCATTCAGCGGCGCAGCTGATGCCTCAGTTCCCGGCGGGAGACCATGCGCTGCAAAGCAGGGTCCCAGGCCTTCAGGCGGAAGCACGCAACGATATCCCAAGGCCAAAGGCTGGTACGCTTGGCTTTTTCGCGCAGCTCTGGTATGGCCCGGTGGGCCTCCGGCAGCCGGTAGAAGGGGATATGGGCGTTGAGGTGATGGACGTGGTGAAAGCCGATATTGCCGGTGAACCACTGCAGGACCGGGTTCATCTTCATGTAGCTGCTGCTATCAAGCGCGGCTTTCACATAGCTCCAACCATTCTTGTCGGCGAAGACGGTCCCGGGAAAATTGTGCTGCGCGTAAAAGAGGTAGCTCCCTAGCGCGAAGGTGACCAGGTAAGGGAGGAAGAAGGCAAAGACCAGGTTCTCCCAGCCGAGGAACCACCAGGTGGCGAAGCCGAGCGCACTGTGGAAGACCAAAGTGATGAGGCTATCCCAGTGCCTTCCGCGATTGCTGATGAAGCTGTTGAGG
Coding sequences within it:
- a CDS encoding sigma-70 family RNA polymerase sigma factor gives rise to the protein MLSKRTFAKAAVSIDDQELVRRYLNGQESAFETLLHRHKRKVWSHIYLLVRDRELTEDLFQEVFIKVVNTLKGGRYQEEGKFLPWVLRIAHNLVIDQFRRNKKMPLVRSKDDHDVFAAMQQPGMNAEQSLVNGQIDADVRKLIEHLPDEQRQVVIMRTYLNMSFKEIADHTGVSINTALGRMRYALINMRKMIRQHEIALERA
- a CDS encoding fatty acid desaturase, with protein sequence MHLFVSVVVTAGCYIGTVYFDPLWSKAAFGVLTGLALVRLFILYHDHQHKSILNRSKPADAFFWFFGMWMLSPPSIWKRSHDHHHKHNCKLYTSSIGSFPVVTVEKYKSLTRSERFAYNFIRSPFAIGFGYVFVFIIGMCLNSFISNRGRHWDSLITLVFHSALGFATWWFLGWENLVFAFFLPYLVTFALGSYLFYAQHNFPGTVFADKNGWSYVKAALDSSSYMKMNPVLQWFTGNIGFHHVHHLNAHIPFYRLPEAHRAIPELREKAKRTSLWPWDIVACFRLKAWDPALQRMVSRRELRHQLRR